A region of the Bremerella alba genome:
GCGGAGGTTACGCGAGGTGACGTACTTGCCATCCTTACCCAACAGCGGAGACGTATTGATGGTGAACATCATCTCGAGCGTCGGCGCGTCGACGGCCACGCGAGGTAGCGGCGTGGGGTTATCGATGGCACAAATTGTATCGCCGATATCGATGTCTTCCAAACCAGTCACGGCGACAATATCACCGGCATCGGCTTCTTCCACTTCGGCGCGGCCCAGGTTTTCAAACACATGCAAAGCCACCACTCTTCCGCGTTGGAAGGTATCGCCTGGCTTCGAGATCATCACCGACTGGCCTTTTTTGATCTTGCCAGACTTGATGCGGCCGATCGCGATTCGACCGGTGTATTCCGACCAGTCGAGCGTTGTCACACGCATCTGAAGGGGGTCGTCCGGATTGACGTCGGGACCGGGAATGTGCTTTAGAACGAGATCCAGCAGCGGACGCATATCCCCTTCGCGAACCTCAGGATCCGGCGACGCGAAGCCGGCCTTGGCACTGGCGAACAGGTAAGGGAACTCGGCGATCTCGTCGTCGGCACCCAGCGACAGGAACAAGTCGAGCACTTCGTCGACCACTTCGTGTGGTCGGGCATCCATCTTGTCGATCTTGTTGATCAAGACGATCGGCTTTAGTCCGACTTCCAATGCCTTGGAAAGCACAAACCGCGTTTGTGGCATGGGGCCTTCAGCCGCATCGACCAAAACCACGGCACCGTCGGCCATGCTCAGCACGCGTTCGACTTCGCCGCCGAAGTCCGCGTGCCCAGGCGTATCGACAATGTTGATCTTCACGCCTTCATAGGGCAGGGCGATGTTCTTCGCCAAGATCGTAATGCCACGCTCTTTTTCCAGGTCGTTCGAGTCGAGGATCCGCTCGCTCGAAAGCTGGCTCTCCCGAAACTGACCACTCTGGTGCAGCAGGCAGTCCACCAAGGTCGTTTTACCATGGTCGACGTGGGCAATAATAACAATATTTCGTAGGTCGTCGCGTCGCATACTGATTCGTGCTTATAAAGCAGGCCTAAGCTTCCCGTCCAAGAACCGGAGATCCTATCAGATTCACCCGATTTTGTGGTAGGGGTCCCGCCCTTACATTCACAAATCCGCAAGAAAGGGGCATGGAATTCTCAAAACGATAACACCCTGAACCCCGCATTTCGCCAGAATGGGCCCCATCCGGGGAGGTTTGCACAATCCACAGCCACGCGCCCACATCGTTGGAACCGGTCTCAATTCCGCAAGGTGCGTTCGTGATTGCCGCTACCAGGCTGCCTACAGCGGCAATCGGTCCGACAATTGCTCTATGATTGGTTCGCCCTACAAAACTTCACCCGTCCCCTTACTCAGGTCTTACTTCGATGCAAACGTTTCGCTGCCAATGCGGTCATAAGCTGTTCTTTGGAAGCACTTCCTGTCTCTCCTGCAAAGAGACCGTCGGCATGTGTCCCACGTGTCGACAGGTGACCGCTTTGAAGTCGCTGGGGAAGGATCAGTGGCAGTGCACCAACCAGGTGTGCGGGCAGAAGCTGAAGCTTTGCCAAAATCGGATCGACTACAAGGCTTGCAACTGTACCGTCGCTATCGAAGAAAAAGAGGAGCCGCTGTGCACCTATTGCCGACTGAATCAGGTAATCCCTGACCTTTCGATCGAAGGCAATCTGCTAAAATGGGTCCGCCTGGAAGCTGCGAAACGACGCGTTTTGTATGGGGTCGAATCGGTTGGACTTCCCATTGGCGATCCTAGCCGAAACGATTTCTTACCGCTGATGTTTGAATTCAAAGCCGACGACGTCGAGCCCGTTTCGACAGGGCACGCTGCCGGCCTGATCACTATCAATATCCAAGAGGCCGACAGCGTTAAGCGGGAACAAACCCGAGTCGAATTCGGCGAACCCCAACGCACGCTCGTCGGCCATTTCCGGCACGAGCTAGGGCACTACTACTGGGATATGCTGGTCGAGCCTTCGAAGCGAGAGGCCTTTCGGAAACTGTTTGGCAACGAAGAAGACCCGACCTATGCCGATGCCCAGACGGCCTACTACGCCAACGGCCCACTGCCTAACTGGCAGAAGAGTTTCATCTCTGAATATGCGACCATGCATCCGTGGGAAGACTTCGCCGAGAGCTTTGCGGCCTACCTGGATATGACCTCGATTGTCAGCACGGCTCAGGACTTCCCCCGGATCTACGCGGAAGTTCCGCCAGATGACTTCGATGCCCGGCTGAAAGCGTATCGAGAAATCGGGGTGATGGCCAACGAGTTCAACCGCGACATTGGCCTGCTGGATCTCGTGCCGGAAGTCTTCACCAAACCAGTGGTCGAAAAGCTGCGATTCATGCACGACCTGAAGGGTATTCAAGCTCAATCGCCGGACGTTTCGTCGTCGGTTTGATCTTCTTCTGCAGATCGACCGGAAGTTTGCACGATTTCCGGCACATCGTGATCGTCCAGCGGCACAAAACGAAGTGTATCGCGAGGAGGATCGCAGATACCGTTCTCGAATTGGATGGCCGCCCAGTGGATGTCACCGGGGCCATCCATCGTTTCGCCATCGTTGATCGTGGCTCCGCTTTGCACCAGATAATTCGAGGCATTGCGTAAGAAGTTAGCGACCTCGTTAACTTCGTAGTCGTCGGTGACAAAGCAGGCTTCAATATCTGGAATTTCCAACTGCCAATTGCCGACGGTATCCATCAACGCCCAGCTTTCATCAATGTTGAAAAGCCGCACGTTCGACCAGACGTCGAGCGGAAGCAACTCGTTAGCCCAGCTGAAATTCAAGCTATTGCGGAAGCCATCTTGATCTAACAGAATTTCGCCGTTGGGATTGAAGTAACACAGCGTCCCTTCCATGCCCAGCAGCGCCTCGACGATCTTCATGTTGAATTGAAGCTCGGCGATAGGATCGTACGGTTCAGGAAAGCAATTGGTGTCTTCCTCTTTTCCGATGACGTAGCTTGTCCGCAGGCGAAGAAATGCCTGGTGACGCTCAACCACCTCGGCACCTTCTCGCCAACCCCACGACTGCTGCGCCGCGCGCTGGAGCCCGCCAGGATAGGCAAAGGGTCCGAAGTGCCCCATCGACCAGGCCCCGAAGACCATGATTTCTTTCTGGGGGTCGCCCATATCATCGGGCCAAACATGATCGACGGTATCGACCGTGACCGTGCCACCGGTCGTCTCGTCAAACATGACCAGGGCGCTAGGACCACCCATGGCCCACTCTTCGCTATCTTCGCGGGTTCCCAGCACATCGAAGTCACTCAGAGCCAACGCGATCTGCTCAATCGAAATGGGTCGATCGACGAGCACGCATACCCCTTGCGTGAAGATTCCCTTGGCCATGTCACATGCCTCGTTGAAGCTAAAAGTCTGGCAGGTATACGGACGCCAAGCATAAGCCTAGAGCGTGGGGCCGTCAAACTTTGTTGCCGGCGTGAGCTACTTCTTGCACGCCTTAGCAATCGAACATCCGGCGCAGGAACCACCGCAACCACCGGCCTTTTCTTCCGTTCCGCAGCCGGGACCGCAGCCGGTTTCCAATAGATCCGAGAATTGGCTGATGCCAGCGGCCGCGTTGTAAGTTTCGGCCAGGCGATTGGTGAGTTCGGCGACTTCCTCAGGCACGTCCCCCAGAAAATAGAAATAGAGCGAGCCCCCATCAAAGAGCTGCTCGACTTCGAGCAAGGGGATATGGATGCCGCGATGGGACAATTCTTGTTCACAGGCCGCGAACGCTTCTTGGCGATTACGTTCCAGACGGGCCAGGAGCAAATTGTCTTCGACCGTCACTCCGCGGACGATCGAGCCGTCTGAATCGTTCACCTCTGACTCGCCCGCCGGGCCGAGAATTTCCCCGACTTCCAGCCCGCGCGAGGTTCGACAGATAACGCGCATCCCCCGACCGTATGCAATCGCATCGACCGATGTGAACCTTCCGACATGCCCCAGCACGCTGACGCGAACGAAATGATGACGCCCAATGGCGGTTTGTTGTATCAAAATGGTCTCCTTACCCTCATTTTCGCTGATCACCGCGACGTTGCCAAGTGTCGTCTGGCACTGACCTTACAATTCAATGCCAACCGATTTAGAATGGGCACTTGGTTTAACCGCCGAATTCTCATGCCCACTCGACAGTTAAAGAAGAGAACGCCGCCGATGTCAATGTCGACGCTATCATGGTCCGCCTTGGCCGAAGAAGTCTTGCGTGGCCATCAATTGACCCTGGAAGAAGGTCTTTCGATCCTCCATTCGTCCGATGACGAACTATTGGACGTCATGTCCGCCGCGTTCAAAATACGCCGCCAACACTTTGGTAAAACGGTTCAATTGTACCAATTGATGAACGCCAAGAGCGGCCTCTGCCCCGAAGATTGCGGGTACTGCTCGCAATCGAAGGTCTCTGACGCCGAAATCCCCAAATACAACTTCCTCAGCCGCGACAAGCTGATGGAAGGGGCCAAGGTCGCCGCCGAACGCGACGTGAAGACCTACTGCATCGTGATTTCGGCCCGCGGTCCGAACGAACGCGAGATGAAGGCCGTCGAGACGATCGTGCCAGAGATCAAAGAAAAGTACGGCCTGAAAATCTGTGCCTGCTTGGGACTCTTAAGCACCGATCAGGCCGACCGCTTGAAGGCCTGCGGCGTCGATCGTGTGAACCACAACGTGAACACCAGCGCCGAGTATTATCAGAAGATCTGTTCGACCCACACCTACGAAGACCGCATCGACACGCTCAACGCTGTCAAAAACGCCGGCCTGGAAATGTGTAGCGGCGGCATTGTGGGCATGGGCGAGTCGGACGAAGACGTCGTGAACATGGCCCTCGAACTTCGCAACCTGGGCGTGCACTCGATTCCGGTGAACTTCCTAAACCCGATCGACGGCACACCCCTGGAAGGCCTGGGCAAAGACCTGAGCCCACGACAGTGCCTGCGAATCTTGGCCATCTATCGCTTCGCCAACCCCAGCGCAGAACTCCGCATCGCCGGCGGCCGCGAGATCCACCTGCGAAGCCTGCAACCGATGGGCTTGTACGCGGCGAACTCCATCTTCCTCGGCGATTACCTCACCACGCCAGGCCAGACCGCCGACGACGACTACAAGATGCTAGAAGACCTGGGCTTCACGGTCACTAAGACCGAAGAAGTCTCGGTAGGCTCGGCGTAGTCGCAAACGGCGACGCGAAGTAAGACACGAGCAGCAAAGCAAACGCTGCTCGTGCGTGCATTCAGTCAGCTCGACCGTGTCGAGGCTTGGTCAGTTCGACCTTGTCGCGGTCTGACCAGTTCGTTCCAGTCAAGGTTAGACCGTGTCGCGGTCCCTCTTACGCACTGAAAGGGCAGCCGAATATAGCCAGGGGAGAAAGCCCCTGGCAGACAACAAGAAAAAAAAAGCCCTGGAAGGGCGACCGAAATTATCTTGGTTGAAATTCGGTCGCCCTTCCAGGGCTTTAGCATTTACCAACCCCATGCTCCAGGGGCTTTCGCCCCTGGCTATTTTCGATCGCCCCGCCGGGGCTAAGAAAACATCCGAGCTGATTCGACAATGGGCGAATTATGAATACCCCAGAATCGAATCCCATACGGAGCTTTCCTAAACCGATCGGGCCTACAAGCCTTCGCCAATCTTCAACAGCTTGCCGGTCGCTGGCGTCTTGCTTTCATCGGCTCCGTCGCCGTTGCCGAAGACCGTGACGAACAGTTCGCCGGCGTCGTTGAAGGCCAGGGCGGTGGGCTGGTCGAGGTCGATCAGCTTGGTCGCTTTCACCACTTGCTTGCCATCGCGGCGAACGGCGTCCAGGCGGTAAAGTCCCCCTTGCTTCGGATCAGCCCAACTGTAATCGACCCCGTACAGGCGACCCGTCTTGGGGCTGTATGCCAAACCAACCAGGTCGAACATTTCGGCCGGCAGGCTCATCAACAGCTTCTTCGACTTCTGATCGTAGAAGGTCAACAGGCTGTCTTTCTGATCGTTGATTTCACCCATCTGGCCGACCACAACTTCACGTCGCGGGCTAATGGTGATCGCCGCGGGGGCATCGACGTCGACGCTTTCCTTCGTCGCGATGTAGCGTTCTAGTTTGCCGAGCCCTTCTTTTTCGAGCTTCAAACGAGCGACCCAACCCTTCTTGTCGTCGCCGTTGGCGGTGGTATAGACATCGTCGGCATCGACCGCCACGGCATAGAAGTTACCTTCGCCGGGCACGTCACCGTCGGCCGCCAAGGGGTTGGTCTTCTTGCCGGCATCGGCCGAGAGTGCCTCTTTGCCATTTTCAGGCACGTCGTACACGCGAACGACTTCTTCGCCATCTTTCAGGCTTCCGTCGCCGACGACCAGGCGGCTTTTGTTGATAAATGCGAGACCCAGCGGTCCGATCTGATAGACAGGGCCTTTGCCGTATTCATCGTGAGGGAATTCTTTCACGACGACTTCCGCTTTGCCATCGACCACGCGAATGATCTGCGAGGCGGCCGTTTCGGCGACGAAAACAGTGCCTGTCTCAGGCTGAACGGCGACACCACTCGGGCACTTGAGCCCTTCCAAAATGACTTCTGGCTTGATTTGAGCTTGCGTGGCTGTAGCCAGGAAAAGAACCAACGCGCAGGGCAGAGCAACTCGGTGAAGCATAGTAGTCCTCGTTAATGTGTTCTGGAAGCGACTTAGCTGTCTAGTTTGGCCCATTGGCAATGCGTTTCCAACCATAGGCGCATAAAAAAAGGCGAACTGTAGTTCGCCTTACATTTTGGGTTGGCAGCTTAGGCACCAATTCCGTTGGCTTTCTCGTAGGAAGTAATTTTCTCTTCCAGTTCCAGCGTGCTGGCGATATCGTCCAGGCCTTGCAGCAACTTGTTGCGGCGATGCTCGTCGACGTCGAAAGAGACCTGCAACCCGTGGGCATCGCTGATCGTCTTCGCTTCCAAATCGACCGTCAACTTGTAACCAGGATGCTTGGCAAATCGCTTGAAGAACTCGTCTACTTGGTCTTCGCTCAAAGCGATCGGCAGCACGCCGTTTTTGAAGCAGTTGTTGTAGAAGATATCGGCAAAGCTTGGCGCGATCACCGCGCGAATACCGTAGTCATCAATCGCCCAGACCGCATGCTCGCGGCTCGAACCGCTGCCGAAGTTACGGCGCGTGACCAGGATAGAAGCCCCGGCAACGGCCGGCTGGTTCAGCTCGAACTCAGGGTGGAGTTGGCCATCGTCCATGAAACGCCAATCGAAAAACAGGAACTGACCAAAGCCGGTTCGCTCGATCCGCTTCAAAAACTGCTTGGGAATGATCTGGTCGGTGTCCACATTGGCCCGATCCATAACGGCGACAACGCCGGTCTCTTTGACGAATGGTTGCATGATCTTGGACTGGAAAAAAGAGGGTTGATCGTTAGCTTTGAATCAATGGCTTACTTGAAGTCCCACTGACGAACGTCGACAAAATGTCCGGCGACACCTGCTGCGGCAGCCATTTCGGGGCTCACCAGGTGGGTCCGTCCGCCGCGTCCTTGACGCCCTTCAAAGTTGCGATTGCTGGTCGAAGCACAACGCTCGCCCGGTTCGAGTTTGTCTGGGTTCATCGCCAGACACATGCTGCAGCCGGCTTCACGCCATTCGAAGCCCGCTTCGATGAAGATCTTGTCGAGACCTTCTTCCTGGGCTTGCAGGCGAACCTGACCACTACCAGGGACGACCATCGCATGCACGCGATCGGCCTTCTTGTGACCCTTGACGACACTCGCCGCAGCACGCAGATCTTCAATACGACCGTTGGTGCACGAACCGATAAAGACGCGATCGATGTTGACATCCGACATCGGCTCGCCGGCCTTGAGGTCCATATATTCCAAAGCCAGTTCCGTCGAGCGGCGTTCGGTCGCGTCGGCGAAATCGCCCGGGGCGGGAATCGGCTTATCGACGGCACAAACCTGGCCGGGGTTGGTTCCCCAAGTTACCTGCGGAGCGATGTCCTTGGCTTGGAACTCGATCAGCTTGTCGTACTTGGCACCGGGGTCCGAGGGAAGATTCTTCCATCGCTCGACGGCCGCTTCAAAATCCTTGGGAGCGTACTCGCGGCCGCGGATATATTCGAAGGTCGTTTCGTCCGGAGCAATCATACCGGCTCGGGCACCTGCTTCGATCGACATGTTACAGACGGTCATCCGCTGTTCCATGCTCAGGGCGCGGACCGCTTCGCCGGTGTATTCCAGCACATAGCCGGTACCGCCGGCAGTGGTCAGGTGGCCAATAAGAAAAAGCACAAGGTCCTTTGCCGTGACACCACGACCAAGCGTGCCGTTCACGCGAAGTTCCATCGTCTTGGGCGAAGTTTGAATCAGCGTCTGCGTCGCGAGCACGTGCTCGACTTCGCTCGTACCGATACCAAATGCGAGCGCCCCAAAAGCACCATGCGTGGCCGTATGACTGTCGCCACAAACGATTGTCATGCCCGGCTGCGTTAGCCCCAGTTCAGGGCCGATCACGTGGACGACCCCTTGTTTGGCATCGTTGAGGTCGTACAGCTGAACGCCGAAATCCTGGCAGTTCTGCCGCAGCGTATCGATCTGCTGCTTCGAAATCTCGTCGACGATTGGCAGCGAGCGATCGGTGGTGGGTACGTTGTGGTCGGGGGTTGCCTTGGTGAGTTCCGGTCGGCGAACCTTTCTACCGGCCAGACGCAGGCCTTCAAAAGCTTGAGGGCTGGTCACTTCATGGACCAGGTGCAAGTCGATATATAGCAGGGCCTGCTTGTGAGGTTCGGCATCGACAACGTGGTTGTCCCAGATTTTCTGGAACATCGTACGGGGGGCGTTTTCCGCGATCATTCGTCATTCCCCAAACAGCTTTGACTTAGGTCCGTAAGAGATACACAAGCGAGAACAGGCCCGCTCGGTTTGCCAAAGCCCCCTACAAACTATGTGGGGGGCAGGGCATAAGGATAGACCAGCATTATATCTGGAAATCATGAAAACGGGAGGGGCAGCCAGCTCAACCCACAAGTGGGGGGAGCCTAAGCCCGGTCCCGTGGGAAGAATTACCCGCGAATTTCAGCGATGCGTGTTTCGTCGGTCGGCTGAAGTTCTTCCTCAGGCTGAGGGCATTCCGCAATCGTTTCGTTTGCGGTCCACCACTGTACGGCGTCGGACTGGAGCCAGGTGCCGGACGAGGCACACTTGTCCAACGCTTCGGCCATTTCCAGGATCGACTGATAGCGGTCGTCTGGATCTTTGGCAAGGCAACGCAAGACGATCGCTTCCAGATCGTGCGGAATCGAGGCAACATGCTCCGACGGCGGCACGACCGATTCGTGGGCGTGGGCAATGATGACCTTGATCGGCCGGTCGTACTCGAATGGAGCATGACCGGTCAGCATGAAGTAGGCCAATATGCCGACTGAATAAATATCGCTTCGAGCATCAGGCTCGCTTTCGCCGCTGGCCTGCTCAGGCGACATGAACAGGGGTGACCCGGTGATCATCCCTTCCTGCGTCAAATTGGAATCTTCGTTCGAGGCGATCGGCTTGGCCAAGCCAAAGTCGAGCAGTTTGCCCACGTCATAGAACCCACCACGCTTGGCCGCAAACACATTGGCGGGCTTGATGTCGCGGTGGATCATGCCCTGCGAGTGGGCTTCGTTGAGGGCCTCGCAAACTTGACGTAGCAAGTGAATCACGCGTCCCGGTGGCATCGGCCCAAACCGACTGACCAAATCCGAAACATTCAGCCCCGGCAAGTATTCCATCACGTAATAGAACGTGCCGTCTTCGGTACGACCGTAGTCGTAGATATCGATATTGTTCCAGTGCGAAAGCTTCGAAGAAGCGTGCACCTCGCGTTCAAATCGAGCCAGCACGTTCGAGTCGCCAGCCTTCTCGGGGCGAATGATTTTGATCGCACACGGGCGTTTCATCAGGTAATGATGGGCCAGGTAGACCTCGCCCATGCCACCGGTCCCCAGACTGCGGCTCAGGCGATATTGGCCGAGCTGCTGAGCCTGAAACGCTTCGGTTCGCAGTACGTTGATCGTGTACACGCCAAACACAGCAACCGCGCCGCAAATCACCATCTTCAGGCCGATCTCGGCCAGTTGCTCGGGATTGTCGTAGATAATGGTGTAGCACATCTGATTCGTCGCCCAGGCATACCCCAAAAGTGCTAACGGAGCAATCACCATGGCCCCGATGACGACAGCCGCCCGATGCCAGGTGTTGGGAATGAACAGAGCGTAGATAAAGATCAGCAAAATCCAGCCCGAGCTAGGGCTCAAGAGCACGCCGTGATCGCGAGCGCACATCTGCATGGAATGATATTGGGTCATCAGTAGAAATAACGCGGGAAGCCCAAACGTCACAATCTCTTGCGATCGGAGTAGCCCCCGTCGAACATCACACTTCGGACAGAGCAAATAGCCCGTCGAGGCCAGCAAAAGCAATAACGCTGCGTGCATGTAAAGCAGAACAGGGCTCTTGTCAGCTACAAGATTGTTTCCCCAGAAATGCTCGTAAGCATGCCACGCGAAAAAGACGGCGAAAATACCGAACATGACCGCCGTGGCCACCCGCAGCCGAAGTCGCAGCAGCGACTGGGTTACCCGTGAAAAGTGCGGGCTGGACGAACCTTCCACCAAAGCAATATGGGGCGCAGACGAACTCGTCTTCTGAACGCCTGAGTTACTCGGCGCAACAACGGTCTCGTCAAAATGCCGATTCATCGAATTTGGTGGAGTATTATCTGTCATACAGTAATTTAGAAAGCCTTTCGGAATTCTAGCGGAGCATCCGTCCGTCGATTTATAGTAACGTGTTCGATATCAATAGGCGAATCTTAAACCAATACACGATCTTAATTTTCAGATAGCCGCAAACAACGATTTACGGTGCACTCGCGGAAACCAACTAATCACACCTTTGAACCAGTATTACCGGTCGCCGTTCTACCCTCAAGGGAAAACGACCACCAAGTTGGTTTGTGATCCTATTCCTTTTAGTAACGCTTACTCGAAAAGACACGCCGATGGCTGAAAAAGTTCTGCATTCTTACGAATCCCTTAGCCAGAAGCTGCACGATCATACGGCCGTCGTGGGTGTCATCGGAATGGGTTACGTCGGTCTCCCGCTGGTCAAAACGTTCGCCGACTGCGGCTATCAATGCCTGGGCTTCGATACGGATCCTAACAAAGTCGAGAAACTTCTCCGTGGTGAAAGCTACATAAAGCACATTAATAGCGAGTGGATTGCCTCGAATGTTAAAATAGGGCGTTTCTCGGCGACTTGCGAGACCGCTCGCATGGCCGAAGCCGACGTCCTTCTTATTTGCGTGCCGACCCCACTGGACAGTTCTCGCGACCCTGACTTGAAGTATGTGGAACGAACCGCAGAGGCGATCCGTTCTTCACTACGCCAAGGGCAATTGGTTGTTCTCGAGAGTACGACCTACCCCGGAACGACGAGAGACGTGGTTCTACCGATTCTTGAAAAGAGCGGTCTGACCCCCGGCGTCGATTTCTTCGTCGCCTATAGCCCCGAGCGGGAAGACCCCGGCAACCCTCAATTTTCGGCGGCGAACATCCCCAAAGTGATCGGCGGGCTCGAACAGCATAGCCTGAAGCTGGCCTGCGCGTTGTACGAAAAAGCAATCGCTGAGGTCATCCCGGTTAGCAGCCTGGAAGTGGCCGAGGCCTGTAAGATCCTCGAGAACACCTACCGAGCCGTGAACATCGCGATGGTGAATGAACTGAAGGT
Encoded here:
- the typA gene encoding translational GTPase TypA, encoding MRRDDLRNIVIIAHVDHGKTTLVDCLLHQSGQFRESQLSSERILDSNDLEKERGITILAKNIALPYEGVKINIVDTPGHADFGGEVERVLSMADGAVVLVDAAEGPMPQTRFVLSKALEVGLKPIVLINKIDKMDARPHEVVDEVLDLFLSLGADDEIAEFPYLFASAKAGFASPDPEVREGDMRPLLDLVLKHIPGPDVNPDDPLQMRVTTLDWSEYTGRIAIGRIKSGKIKKGQSVMISKPGDTFQRGRVVALHVFENLGRAEVEEADAGDIVAVTGLEDIDIGDTICAIDNPTPLPRVAVDAPTLEMMFTINTSPLLGKDGKYVTSRNLRERLEKELERNVALRVRPGESGDSFLVSGRGVLHLAVLIETMRREGYELSVGKPQVIMRTVDGVKEEPYEQLVIEVPSEKMGPVMELVGERRGELVEMQPRGDYSQVVFTIPSRGLIGMRTKLLNSTQGEAIVNHRFESYRPVSGDVPRRANGAMISMVPGKAVGFALFALQERSDMFVRHGDEVYEGMIVGENSRSDDLTVNPTKEKKLTNMRASGSDENIVLRPPRDMSLEVALEYIEDDELVEVTPNHIRLRKILLKETDRRRQSRK
- a CDS encoding zinc-binding metallopeptidase family protein; this translates as MQTFRCQCGHKLFFGSTSCLSCKETVGMCPTCRQVTALKSLGKDQWQCTNQVCGQKLKLCQNRIDYKACNCTVAIEEKEEPLCTYCRLNQVIPDLSIEGNLLKWVRLEAAKRRVLYGVESVGLPIGDPSRNDFLPLMFEFKADDVEPVSTGHAAGLITINIQEADSVKREQTRVEFGEPQRTLVGHFRHELGHYYWDMLVEPSKREAFRKLFGNEEDPTYADAQTAYYANGPLPNWQKSFISEYATMHPWEDFAESFAAYLDMTSIVSTAQDFPRIYAEVPPDDFDARLKAYREIGVMANEFNRDIGLLDLVPEVFTKPVVEKLRFMHDLKGIQAQSPDVSSSV
- a CDS encoding DUF4261 domain-containing protein, producing the protein MAKGIFTQGVCVLVDRPISIEQIALALSDFDVLGTREDSEEWAMGGPSALVMFDETTGGTVTVDTVDHVWPDDMGDPQKEIMVFGAWSMGHFGPFAYPGGLQRAAQQSWGWREGAEVVERHQAFLRLRTSYVIGKEEDTNCFPEPYDPIAELQFNMKIVEALLGMEGTLCYFNPNGEILLDQDGFRNSLNFSWANELLPLDVWSNVRLFNIDESWALMDTVGNWQLEIPDIEACFVTDDYEVNEVANFLRNASNYLVQSGATINDGETMDGPGDIHWAAIQFENGICDPPRDTLRFVPLDDHDVPEIVQTSGRSAEEDQTDDETSGD
- a CDS encoding PSP1 C-terminal domain-containing protein, producing MIQQTAIGRHHFVRVSVLGHVGRFTSVDAIAYGRGMRVICRTSRGLEVGEILGPAGESEVNDSDGSIVRGVTVEDNLLLARLERNRQEAFAACEQELSHRGIHIPLLEVEQLFDGGSLYFYFLGDVPEEVAELTNRLAETYNAAAGISQFSDLLETGCGPGCGTEEKAGGCGGSCAGCSIAKACKK
- the bioB gene encoding biotin synthase BioB codes for the protein MSMSTLSWSALAEEVLRGHQLTLEEGLSILHSSDDELLDVMSAAFKIRRQHFGKTVQLYQLMNAKSGLCPEDCGYCSQSKVSDAEIPKYNFLSRDKLMEGAKVAAERDVKTYCIVISARGPNEREMKAVETIVPEIKEKYGLKICACLGLLSTDQADRLKACGVDRVNHNVNTSAEYYQKICSTHTYEDRIDTLNAVKNAGLEMCSGGIVGMGESDEDVVNMALELRNLGVHSIPVNFLNPIDGTPLEGLGKDLSPRQCLRILAIYRFANPSAELRIAGGREIHLRSLQPMGLYAANSIFLGDYLTTPGQTADDDYKMLEDLGFTVTKTEEVSVGSA
- the leuD gene encoding 3-isopropylmalate dehydratase small subunit, with protein sequence MQPFVKETGVVAVMDRANVDTDQIIPKQFLKRIERTGFGQFLFFDWRFMDDGQLHPEFELNQPAVAGASILVTRRNFGSGSSREHAVWAIDDYGIRAVIAPSFADIFYNNCFKNGVLPIALSEDQVDEFFKRFAKHPGYKLTVDLEAKTISDAHGLQVSFDVDEHRRNKLLQGLDDIASTLELEEKITSYEKANGIGA
- the leuC gene encoding 3-isopropylmalate dehydratase large subunit, which produces MIAENAPRTMFQKIWDNHVVDAEPHKQALLYIDLHLVHEVTSPQAFEGLRLAGRKVRRPELTKATPDHNVPTTDRSLPIVDEISKQQIDTLRQNCQDFGVQLYDLNDAKQGVVHVIGPELGLTQPGMTIVCGDSHTATHGAFGALAFGIGTSEVEHVLATQTLIQTSPKTMELRVNGTLGRGVTAKDLVLFLIGHLTTAGGTGYVLEYTGEAVRALSMEQRMTVCNMSIEAGARAGMIAPDETTFEYIRGREYAPKDFEAAVERWKNLPSDPGAKYDKLIEFQAKDIAPQVTWGTNPGQVCAVDKPIPAPGDFADATERRSTELALEYMDLKAGEPMSDVNIDRVFIGSCTNGRIEDLRAAASVVKGHKKADRVHAMVVPGSGQVRLQAQEEGLDKIFIEAGFEWREAGCSMCLAMNPDKLEPGERCASTSNRNFEGRQGRGGRTHLVSPEMAAAAGVAGHFVDVRQWDFK
- a CDS encoding serine/threonine protein kinase; amino-acid sequence: MNRHFDETVVAPSNSGVQKTSSSAPHIALVEGSSSPHFSRVTQSLLRLRLRVATAVMFGIFAVFFAWHAYEHFWGNNLVADKSPVLLYMHAALLLLLASTGYLLCPKCDVRRGLLRSQEIVTFGLPALFLLMTQYHSMQMCARDHGVLLSPSSGWILLIFIYALFIPNTWHRAAVVIGAMVIAPLALLGYAWATNQMCYTIIYDNPEQLAEIGLKMVICGAVAVFGVYTINVLRTEAFQAQQLGQYRLSRSLGTGGMGEVYLAHHYLMKRPCAIKIIRPEKAGDSNVLARFEREVHASSKLSHWNNIDIYDYGRTEDGTFYYVMEYLPGLNVSDLVSRFGPMPPGRVIHLLRQVCEALNEAHSQGMIHRDIKPANVFAAKRGGFYDVGKLLDFGLAKPIASNEDSNLTQEGMITGSPLFMSPEQASGESEPDARSDIYSVGILAYFMLTGHAPFEYDRPIKVIIAHAHESVVPPSEHVASIPHDLEAIVLRCLAKDPDDRYQSILEMAEALDKCASSGTWLQSDAVQWWTANETIAECPQPEEELQPTDETRIAEIRG
- a CDS encoding nucleotide sugar dehydrogenase, coding for MAEKVLHSYESLSQKLHDHTAVVGVIGMGYVGLPLVKTFADCGYQCLGFDTDPNKVEKLLRGESYIKHINSEWIASNVKIGRFSATCETARMAEADVLLICVPTPLDSSRDPDLKYVERTAEAIRSSLRQGQLVVLESTTYPGTTRDVVLPILEKSGLTPGVDFFVAYSPEREDPGNPQFSAANIPKVIGGLEQHSLKLACALYEKAIAEVIPVSSLEVAEACKILENTYRAVNIAMVNELKVLFDRMDLDLWEVIDAAKTKPFGFQAFYPGPGLGGHCIPIDPFYLSWLARKEGLPTRFIELAGEINTSMPQFVVQKLMLALNDNQKAVRGSKILMLGVAYKPNVDDPRESPAFAIMELLEPLGAEIKYNDPYIPKLPSMRSFEFSQKESIELTAQTLAEADAVLIVTNHKDYDWEFIAQHAQLVIDTRNAMSGVTERANIRKA